The proteins below come from a single Rhizobium tropici CIAT 899 genomic window:
- the efp gene encoding elongation factor P has product MVKVIASSVRKGNVLDVDGKLYVVLTAQNFHPGKGTPVTQVDMRRIVDGVKVSERWRTTEQVERAFVEDVNFQYLYEDGEGFHFMNPATYDQVVVDVETMGDQKAYLQEGMTCILSIHEGIPLAIELPRHVTLEISETEPVVKGQTASSSYKPAILSNGIRTLVPPHITAGTRVVIATEDNSYVERAKD; this is encoded by the coding sequence ATGGTCAAGGTCATCGCCTCTTCGGTCCGCAAGGGCAACGTTCTCGACGTCGACGGCAAGCTCTACGTCGTTCTCACCGCTCAGAACTTTCATCCGGGCAAGGGCACTCCGGTCACCCAGGTCGATATGCGCCGCATCGTCGATGGCGTGAAGGTTTCCGAGCGCTGGCGCACCACCGAGCAGGTCGAGCGCGCCTTCGTCGAAGACGTGAACTTCCAGTACCTCTATGAAGACGGCGAAGGCTTCCACTTCATGAACCCGGCCACTTACGACCAGGTCGTGGTCGATGTCGAAACCATGGGCGACCAGAAGGCCTATCTCCAGGAAGGCATGACCTGCATCCTGTCGATCCACGAAGGCATCCCGCTCGCGATCGAACTGCCGCGCCATGTCACGCTCGAAATCAGCGAGACAGAGCCGGTCGTGAAGGGCCAGACGGCATCCTCTTCCTACAAGCCCGCCATACTGTCGAACGGCATCCGCACCCTGGTGCCGCCGCACATTACCGCCGGCACCCGCGTCGTCATCGCGACGGAAGACAATTCCTACGTCGAGCGCGCCAAGGACTGA
- a CDS encoding ABC transporter ATP-binding protein/permease, which translates to MAVDTQAKPNGQGNEQVGYDLSLFFRLRMMFSAFWNSPVRIKLIILVVALFVIILVTAYVQVLLNNWNAPFYDSLARRDITAFFHQLGVFGIIAGSLLVLNVIQAWLNQMTALYMREGLARDLVNQWLQAKRALRLASSGLIGVNPDQRLHEDARNLAESTTGLAIGLVQATILLLSFIGVLWELSSGMVFKVNGMSFAIPGYMVWAAILYAGSASFLSQFVGRRLVRLNADRYSKEAELRFALMHANEHMPAITIAGGEENERRRINLDISAVLAVIRQLAIANTNLTWVSAGYGWLVLIIPILVAAPAYFSGGLTFGQLMVAVGAFNQVNSALRWYVANFGPIAEWRATLMRVTDFRKALTEMDDKTPMPHTLVFEKAAPGTMVWTDLEISTKTSDDATENGFRIAEGTVTINAGEHVMINGDHGVNRRLLFEVLAHQWYSGSGTVSLPPMDDMLFVPHTPYVPTGTLREAICFPDDPDAYDDAAVEAVIDKAGLGRLKSRLDTQARWDRLLDTEEQKAVGFAHLLLAKPKWIVFDDALEGLEAEVQAKAFAMLTELKDATLIYIGRSEAFMHSMSPRILHLQSLAPHEHSTDMQTPPETASAMRAGEKKASAP; encoded by the coding sequence ATGGCAGTTGATACGCAAGCCAAGCCGAATGGGCAGGGGAACGAGCAGGTCGGATACGATTTGAGCCTCTTCTTTCGGTTGAGGATGATGTTTTCCGCGTTCTGGAATTCGCCGGTCCGCATCAAGCTCATTATTCTTGTCGTCGCGCTTTTCGTAATCATCCTGGTCACGGCCTATGTCCAGGTGCTGCTCAACAATTGGAACGCGCCCTTTTACGATTCGCTGGCAAGGCGCGATATCACCGCTTTCTTCCATCAGCTCGGCGTCTTCGGCATCATCGCCGGTTCGCTTCTGGTCCTCAACGTCATCCAGGCCTGGCTCAACCAGATGACCGCGCTGTACATGCGCGAGGGTCTGGCGCGTGATCTCGTCAATCAGTGGCTTCAGGCGAAGCGCGCGCTTCGTCTCGCCTCTTCCGGCCTGATCGGCGTCAATCCCGACCAGCGCCTGCATGAGGATGCCCGCAACCTCGCGGAAAGCACAACGGGGCTTGCCATCGGCCTTGTGCAGGCGACGATCCTGCTGCTGAGCTTTATCGGCGTGCTCTGGGAGCTTTCCAGCGGCATGGTATTCAAAGTCAACGGCATGAGTTTTGCCATCCCTGGCTACATGGTCTGGGCGGCAATCCTCTATGCCGGATCGGCATCGTTCCTCAGCCAATTCGTCGGCCGCCGCCTCGTGCGGCTGAATGCGGATCGCTATTCGAAAGAGGCCGAGCTGCGCTTTGCGCTCATGCATGCCAACGAGCATATGCCGGCGATCACGATTGCCGGCGGCGAGGAGAACGAACGCCGACGGATCAATCTCGATATATCGGCCGTGCTTGCCGTCATCCGGCAGCTTGCCATCGCCAATACCAATCTCACCTGGGTGTCCGCCGGCTATGGCTGGCTGGTGCTCATCATTCCGATCCTCGTTGCCGCGCCCGCCTATTTCTCCGGAGGCTTGACCTTTGGTCAGCTGATGGTTGCGGTCGGCGCCTTCAATCAGGTCAATTCGGCGCTGCGCTGGTATGTCGCCAATTTCGGCCCGATCGCCGAATGGCGCGCGACGCTGATGCGCGTGACCGATTTCCGCAAGGCGCTGACGGAGATGGACGACAAGACGCCGATGCCGCACACCCTCGTCTTTGAGAAGGCGGCACCGGGGACGATGGTTTGGACCGATCTGGAGATTTCGACGAAGACCAGCGACGATGCGACCGAAAACGGCTTCCGGATCGCGGAGGGTACGGTCACCATCAATGCCGGCGAGCATGTGATGATCAATGGCGATCACGGCGTAAACCGCAGGCTGCTGTTCGAGGTGCTGGCGCACCAGTGGTACAGCGGCTCCGGCACGGTCAGCCTGCCGCCGATGGATGACATGCTGTTCGTGCCGCATACGCCCTATGTGCCGACCGGCACGCTCAGGGAGGCAATCTGCTTTCCGGATGATCCGGACGCCTACGACGATGCCGCCGTCGAGGCCGTCATCGACAAGGCGGGGCTCGGCCGGCTCAAGAGCCGCCTCGATACGCAGGCCCGCTGGGATCGATTGCTCGATACCGAAGAGCAGAAGGCCGTCGGCTTTGCGCATCTGCTGCTCGCGAAGCCGAAATGGATCGTCTTCGATGATGCGCTGGAAGGGCTCGAGGCTGAAGTTCAGGCGAAGGCTTTCGCCATGCTCACCGAATTGAAGGATGCGACCCTCATCTATATCGGCCGCTCCGAGGCCTTCATGCACTCCATGTCGCCACGCATCCTGCATCTGCAGTCTTTGGCTCCGCATGAGCACAGCACCGATATGCAAACGCCGCCCGAGACCGCCAGTGCAATGCGGGCGGGCGAGAAAAAGGCCAGTGCTCCCTAA
- a CDS encoding AAA family ATPase: MQFQGTADYIADKDLMVAVNAAIRLERPLLVKGEPGTGKTELARQVATALGLDLIEWNVKSTTKAQQGLYEYDAVSRLRDSQLGDIRVHDVSNYIRQGKLWQAFTSPTKCVLLIDEIDKADIEFPNDLLQELDRMEFHVYETGETIRAAIRPIVIITSNNEKELPDAFLRRCFFHYIRFPDMETLTRIVEVHYPGIKQALVHAALTQFFEIRDVPGLKKKPSTSEALDWIRLLVADDIEPETLRADAKNVLPKLHGALLKNEQDVHLFERLAFMARGQGR; encoded by the coding sequence ATGCAATTTCAGGGAACTGCCGACTATATCGCCGACAAGGATCTGATGGTCGCCGTCAATGCCGCCATAAGGCTGGAGCGTCCGCTCCTCGTAAAGGGCGAACCCGGTACGGGCAAGACCGAACTCGCACGCCAGGTGGCCACCGCGCTCGGCCTTGACCTGATCGAGTGGAATGTCAAATCGACGACGAAGGCCCAGCAGGGTCTCTACGAATATGATGCGGTTTCGCGCCTGCGCGACAGCCAGCTCGGCGACATCAGAGTTCATGACGTCAGCAACTATATCCGTCAGGGCAAGCTTTGGCAGGCCTTCACCTCGCCGACGAAGTGCGTGCTGCTGATCGACGAGATCGACAAGGCCGATATCGAATTCCCGAACGACCTCCTGCAGGAACTCGACCGCATGGAGTTCCATGTCTACGAGACCGGCGAGACGATCCGGGCCGCGATCCGCCCGATCGTCATCATCACCTCGAACAATGAAAAGGAGCTGCCGGACGCCTTCCTGCGCCGCTGTTTCTTTCACTATATCCGTTTTCCCGACATGGAGACGCTGACGCGCATCGTAGAGGTGCACTATCCCGGCATCAAGCAGGCGCTCGTCCATGCGGCACTGACGCAATTCTTTGAAATCCGCGACGTGCCGGGCCTGAAGAAGAAGCCCTCGACCTCAGAAGCGCTCGATTGGATCCGCCTGCTGGTCGCAGACGATATCGAGCCGGAAACATTGCGCGCCGATGCGAAGAACGTATTGCCGAAACTCCATGGCGCGCTTCTGAAGAACGAGCAGGATGTGCACCTCTTCGAACGGCTGGCCTTCATGGCACGTGGGCAGGGAAGATAA
- a CDS encoding NUDIX hydrolase, with amino-acid sequence MQPDAVKVLIYAVRDGHLLVFDEPDFPDVQLQVPGGTVESGEDIVAAAGREFEAETGFAPRELHPLGVQDYRFEKNGRDYYHQRHYFRCGISERAPATWLHHEMTPFDGGDPIGFRFFWLPIETASKRLGHGMEALIEHL; translated from the coding sequence ATGCAACCCGATGCCGTAAAGGTTTTGATCTATGCCGTTCGAGATGGGCATCTGCTTGTCTTCGATGAGCCAGACTTCCCCGACGTCCAGCTCCAGGTTCCTGGTGGCACTGTCGAATCCGGTGAGGACATTGTGGCGGCCGCAGGACGCGAATTCGAGGCGGAGACCGGTTTTGCGCCGCGCGAACTCCATCCGCTTGGCGTCCAAGATTATCGTTTCGAAAAGAACGGCCGCGATTACTATCACCAACGGCACTATTTCCGCTGCGGTATCTCCGAGCGAGCGCCTGCCACTTGGCTCCACCACGAAATGACGCCTTTCGACGGTGGCGACCCGATCGGCTTCCGCTTCTTCTGGCTACCGATCGAGACCGCCAGTAAGCGTCTCGGTCACGGCATGGAAGCTCTCATTGAACATCTGTAG
- the metA gene encoding homoserine O-acetyltransferase MetA → MPIKIPDTLPAFETLQDEGVRVMTETVAFRQDIRPLQIGLLNLMPNKIKTEIQMARLVGASPLQVEFSLVRVGGHKAKNTSQEHLLAFYETWEEVKHRKFDGFIITGAPIELLEYEDVTYWNEMQEILDWTTTNVHSTMNVCWGAMAAIYHFHKVPKYTLKEKAFGVYRHQNLKPSSVYLNGFSDDFAIPVSRWTEVRRADIEKVPGLEILMDSSEMGVCLVHERACNRLYMFNHVEYDSTSLADEYFRDVNSGVPIKMPHNYFPHNDPEIPPQNRWRSHAHLFFGNWINEIYQTTPYDLEEIGQERI, encoded by the coding sequence ATGCCCATCAAGATTCCCGATACGCTCCCCGCGTTCGAAACCCTCCAGGACGAGGGTGTGCGGGTGATGACCGAAACGGTGGCGTTCCGTCAGGATATCCGCCCCCTTCAGATCGGGCTTCTCAACCTCATGCCGAACAAGATCAAGACCGAGATCCAGATGGCGCGCCTGGTCGGCGCATCGCCGCTGCAGGTGGAGTTTTCTCTGGTGCGCGTTGGCGGCCACAAGGCCAAGAACACCTCGCAGGAGCATCTGCTTGCTTTCTACGAGACGTGGGAGGAAGTGAAGCACCGCAAGTTCGACGGCTTCATCATAACCGGCGCGCCGATCGAGCTGCTGGAATATGAGGACGTCACCTACTGGAACGAGATGCAGGAGATCTTGGACTGGACGACGACCAACGTCCATTCGACGATGAACGTCTGCTGGGGCGCGATGGCGGCGATCTACCATTTCCACAAGGTGCCGAAATACACGCTGAAGGAAAAGGCCTTCGGCGTCTATCGTCACCAGAACCTGAAGCCCTCCTCGGTCTATCTCAACGGCTTCTCCGACGATTTCGCCATTCCGGTGTCCCGCTGGACGGAAGTGCGCCGCGCCGATATCGAAAAGGTGCCCGGCCTGGAAATACTGATGGACTCGAGCGAGATGGGCGTCTGCCTCGTGCATGAACGGGCCTGCAACCGACTCTACATGTTCAATCATGTGGAGTATGATTCCACCTCGCTGGCGGACGAGTATTTCCGGGATGTGAATTCGGGCGTGCCGATCAAGATGCCGCACAACTATTTCCCGCATAACGACCCGGAAATTCCTCCGCAGAACCGGTGGCGCAGCCACGCGCATCTGTTCTTCGGCAACTGGATCAACGAGATCTACCAGACCACGCCATATGATCTGGAGGAGATCGGCCAGGAAAGGATTTGA
- a CDS encoding vWA domain-containing protein has protein sequence MFIPFFLKLRQAKVPVTLREFLSLLEGMEEGIADYDVEAFYYLARATLIKDERFIDRFDQVFADYFRSVEAIGGNADGEAVEPTAIPEEWLRKLAERHLTEEERRQIEALGGFDKLMETLRERLAEQKGRHQGGSKWIGTAGTSPFGAYGYNPEGVRIGQETSRNRRAVKVWDRRDFRNLDDGVELGTRNIKVALKRLRRWVREGAAEELDLSGTIRSTAEHGYLDVQTRPERRNAVKLLMFFDVGGSMDDHIRVVEELFSAARAEFRHMEYFYFHNCLYEGVWKDNRRRRVDITATTDLIRTFGPDYRVVFVGDASMSPYEISQPGGSVEHWNKEAGEAWLSRMTGHFRKCIWINPVPESYWGHTTSISLIRRLMSDRMYPLTLGGLERATRELSR, from the coding sequence TTGTTCATTCCCTTCTTCCTGAAGCTAAGGCAAGCGAAGGTTCCGGTGACGCTCCGGGAATTCCTGTCGCTGCTTGAGGGAATGGAAGAAGGGATTGCTGATTACGACGTCGAGGCCTTCTACTATCTGGCGCGCGCGACGCTGATCAAGGACGAGCGCTTCATCGACCGTTTCGACCAGGTCTTCGCCGATTACTTTCGCAGCGTCGAGGCGATCGGTGGCAATGCCGATGGAGAAGCGGTGGAGCCGACCGCTATTCCCGAAGAATGGCTGCGCAAGCTCGCCGAGCGACATCTGACGGAAGAGGAAAGACGGCAGATCGAGGCACTCGGCGGCTTCGACAAGCTGATGGAGACGCTGCGCGAGCGGCTGGCCGAGCAGAAGGGCCGGCATCAGGGCGGCTCGAAATGGATCGGCACGGCGGGCACCTCGCCCTTCGGCGCCTATGGCTACAATCCGGAAGGCGTGCGTATCGGCCAGGAAACCTCGCGCAATCGCCGCGCGGTAAAAGTCTGGGACCGGCGCGACTTCAGGAACCTCGATGACGGCGTAGAGCTTGGCACCCGCAATATCAAGGTGGCGCTGAAGCGCCTGCGCCGCTGGGTTCGCGAGGGGGCAGCCGAGGAACTGGATCTTTCCGGCACCATCCGCTCTACCGCCGAACATGGCTATCTCGATGTCCAGACACGGCCGGAGCGCCGCAACGCCGTCAAGCTTCTGATGTTCTTCGATGTCGGCGGCTCGATGGACGACCATATCCGCGTCGTCGAAGAACTCTTCTCCGCCGCCCGCGCGGAGTTCCGCCACATGGAGTATTTCTACTTTCACAACTGCCTCTACGAGGGCGTGTGGAAAGACAATCGCCGCCGGCGCGTCGACATCACGGCGACGACGGATCTCATCCGCACCTTCGGCCCCGACTACCGTGTCGTCTTCGTCGGCGACGCATCCATGAGCCCCTATGAAATCTCTCAGCCGGGCGGCTCGGTGGAGCATTGGAACAAGGAGGCTGGAGAGGCCTGGCTCAGTCGCATGACAGGCCATTTCCGCAAATGCATCTGGATCAATCCGGTGCCGGAAAGCTATTGGGGCCA